In the Natrinema amylolyticum genome, one interval contains:
- a CDS encoding MBL fold metallo-hydrolase yields the protein MEEQSERGVSGETVVSRIDFDIEWPPKHAAAYLIEEPAPILIDTGDPEERAEATIREGLAARGYDLEDVEAVVVTHPHSDHIGQVPLLRETGATVYAPRPVLEQLERDEADLAAGVREIGRSAEYHGEAIEREIERAKSSLERNRRLLAPEEAVPFEFDEPFTVAGREFEAIHTPGHQIHHASLATDVNGERVLFSGDVLIESFRPGAIHVGLDYGAYDAVDAFHRSMDRLEGRAFDRVFPGHGPVFTDYEGAIESTRSALESLTAETLEAVTAVGPATPREITRNRTGEVRHPAQLLDTLGALGTLEGRGRVEYEDRDGVRYYSFKKASP from the coding sequence ATGGAGGAACAGTCGGAGCGGGGAGTCTCGGGGGAGACGGTCGTCTCGCGGATCGACTTCGACATCGAGTGGCCGCCGAAACACGCCGCGGCCTACCTCATCGAGGAGCCGGCTCCGATCCTGATCGACACCGGCGATCCGGAGGAACGCGCCGAAGCGACGATCCGCGAGGGGTTGGCCGCGAGGGGGTACGACCTCGAGGACGTCGAAGCGGTCGTCGTCACGCATCCCCACAGCGACCACATCGGGCAGGTCCCGCTGTTGCGCGAGACCGGGGCGACGGTGTACGCCCCCCGGCCCGTGCTCGAGCAACTCGAGCGCGACGAGGCCGACCTCGCGGCGGGGGTCCGCGAGATCGGTCGCTCGGCGGAGTACCACGGCGAGGCGATCGAGCGCGAGATCGAACGCGCGAAGTCATCCCTCGAGCGCAATCGCCGTCTGCTCGCGCCCGAGGAAGCCGTTCCGTTCGAGTTCGACGAGCCGTTTACGGTCGCGGGCCGGGAGTTCGAGGCCATCCATACGCCCGGCCATCAGATCCACCACGCCAGCCTGGCGACGGACGTAAACGGCGAGCGCGTCCTCTTCTCGGGGGACGTGCTCATCGAGTCGTTCCGGCCCGGCGCGATCCATGTCGGGCTCGATTACGGGGCCTACGACGCCGTTGACGCGTTCCACCGCTCGATGGACCGCCTCGAGGGGCGCGCATTCGACCGCGTCTTCCCCGGCCACGGCCCGGTTTTCACCGACTACGAGGGGGCCATCGAGAGCACGCGCTCGGCTCTGGAGTCGCTCACGGCCGAGACCCTCGAGGCGGTCACCGCCGTCGGACCCGCGACGCCGCGGGAGATCACCCGGAATCGCACCGGCGAGGTCCGCCATCCGGCCCAGTTGCTCGATACGCTCGGGGCGCTGGGCACGCTCGAGGGGCGGGGCAGAGTCGAGTACGAGGACCGCGACGGCGTCCGCTACTACTCGTTTAAGAAGGCCTCGCCGTGA
- a CDS encoding D-2-hydroxyacid dehydrogenase, protein MRVVVTPHVLGGGGPLIAEEIRERRPGIDLEHVDDEDELLETVGDAEILVTHRLPDDVLEAADALEWVQALSAGTDVYDYDALTDRDVALTNVSGIHAKPIGQQVLGYLLYFERRFDRAVAQQHRREWDRYTGGELGDRTVGIVGVGAIGSQVADYCRPFDARVIGIKRDPTDAPAAVDEIHGPDGLETVLSESDYLVIACPLTDETRGLIDAEALATLSDEAVLVNIARGEIVDEPALVDALEGDELGGAALDVFETEPLPEESPLWDREDVLVTPHMAGSTPHYWERCADVFVRNYERFREGDALENRVV, encoded by the coding sequence GTGCGCGTCGTCGTCACACCCCACGTCCTCGGGGGCGGCGGGCCGCTCATCGCCGAGGAGATCCGCGAGCGCCGTCCGGGAATCGACCTCGAGCACGTCGACGACGAGGACGAGTTGCTCGAGACCGTCGGCGACGCGGAGATCCTCGTCACCCACCGGCTTCCCGACGACGTCCTCGAGGCCGCCGACGCCCTCGAGTGGGTGCAGGCGCTGAGCGCCGGCACCGACGTCTACGACTACGACGCGCTGACCGACCGCGACGTCGCCCTGACGAACGTCTCGGGCATCCACGCGAAACCGATCGGTCAGCAGGTGCTGGGCTACCTGCTGTACTTCGAGCGGCGCTTCGATCGAGCGGTCGCCCAGCAGCACCGCCGGGAGTGGGACCGCTACACGGGCGGCGAACTCGGCGATCGAACCGTCGGCATCGTCGGCGTCGGCGCGATCGGCTCGCAGGTCGCCGACTACTGCCGGCCGTTCGACGCCCGCGTGATCGGCATCAAACGCGATCCGACCGACGCGCCCGCGGCCGTCGACGAGATCCACGGCCCGGACGGTCTCGAGACGGTGCTTTCCGAGAGTGACTACCTGGTCATCGCCTGCCCGCTGACCGACGAGACGCGAGGGCTGATCGACGCCGAGGCGCTGGCGACGCTGAGCGACGAGGCGGTGCTGGTGAACATCGCCCGCGGCGAGATCGTCGACGAACCGGCGCTCGTCGACGCGCTCGAGGGCGACGAACTCGGCGGCGCTGCGCTCGACGTCTTCGAGACGGAGCCCCTCCCCGAGGAGTCGCCGCTGTGGGACCGCGAGGACGTGCTCGTGACGCCGCACATGGCCGGGAGCACGCCCCACTACTGGGAGCGCTGTGCCGACGTCTTCGTGCGCAACTACGAGCGGTTTCGCGAGGGCGACGCGCTCGAGAACCGCGTCGTCTGA
- a CDS encoding class I adenylate-forming enzyme family protein, with amino-acid sequence MDLVDVTESAREGNVARLHDETARHHGDARAIEYHGRTLTHDELAAESARFAGGLADLGIEPGDIMLQYLPNCPPYLIGALGAFKAGVVVSPVNPQYRKRELTYQLEDTEATAVLTHEALEPHLEEALAEIDWDPVVISVGTDADGVRAFEDVRGEETFVERADDDVALLPYTSGTTGKPKGVQLTHRNFRAQTFSVLSQDQALDDEDVKSLVWLPLYHITGFTHTAWQPLVRGGSVYLRSAANWDGDAAMELIEGEGITHYVGVTAMYVDMINSERFGEYDLTSLESAGEGGAKLSVAVQEEFEETAGVDMTEGYGLTETNGATHSQSGSTFGLRHGTIGQPTRMTEAKIVDGSGETVAVGEEGELLVRGPQVMKGYHGMPEATERAFTEDNWFRTGDIARRDADNYYEIVDRKKHMINTAGYNVYPSELEELLAEHEAVAEGAVVGVPDERRNEVPKAYVVTAPGVEPGEDVTSEEIREFFLDNVASYKHPREVEFIDELPRTTSGKIQKYKLEDRERDEDREEGEA; translated from the coding sequence ATGGATTTGGTAGACGTTACCGAGAGTGCGAGGGAAGGGAACGTGGCCCGACTCCACGACGAGACCGCCCGCCACCACGGCGACGCACGGGCGATCGAGTACCACGGGCGGACGCTGACCCACGACGAACTCGCGGCCGAGAGCGCCCGCTTCGCCGGCGGGCTGGCCGATCTGGGGATCGAACCGGGCGATATCATGCTCCAGTACCTGCCGAACTGTCCGCCGTACCTGATCGGCGCGCTCGGCGCGTTCAAGGCCGGCGTCGTCGTCTCGCCGGTCAACCCCCAGTACCGCAAGCGCGAGTTGACCTACCAGCTCGAGGACACCGAGGCGACCGCCGTGCTCACCCACGAGGCGCTGGAGCCCCACCTCGAGGAGGCCCTCGCCGAAATCGACTGGGACCCAGTCGTGATTTCGGTCGGGACCGACGCCGACGGCGTCCGCGCCTTCGAGGACGTCCGCGGCGAGGAGACGTTCGTCGAGCGGGCTGACGACGACGTGGCGCTGCTGCCCTACACCTCGGGGACAACGGGGAAACCGAAGGGCGTCCAGCTGACCCACCGCAACTTCCGGGCCCAGACGTTCTCGGTCCTCTCTCAGGACCAGGCGCTCGACGACGAGGACGTCAAGAGCCTCGTCTGGCTGCCGCTCTATCACATCACCGGCTTCACGCACACCGCCTGGCAGCCCCTCGTCCGCGGCGGCAGCGTCTATCTGCGAAGCGCCGCCAACTGGGACGGCGACGCCGCGATGGAACTGATCGAGGGGGAGGGGATCACCCACTACGTCGGCGTCACCGCGATGTACGTCGACATGATAAACAGCGAGCGCTTCGGCGAGTACGACCTCACCAGCCTCGAGTCGGCCGGCGAGGGCGGCGCGAAGCTGTCCGTCGCGGTCCAGGAGGAGTTCGAGGAGACCGCCGGCGTCGACATGACCGAGGGGTACGGCCTGACCGAGACCAACGGCGCGACCCACTCCCAGAGCGGCTCGACGTTCGGCCTGCGCCACGGTACGATCGGCCAGCCGACCCGGATGACCGAGGCCAAGATCGTCGACGGCAGCGGCGAAACGGTCGCCGTCGGCGAGGAGGGTGAACTCCTCGTCCGCGGGCCGCAGGTGATGAAGGGGTATCACGGCATGCCCGAGGCGACCGAGCGGGCCTTTACGGAAGACAACTGGTTCCGAACCGGCGACATCGCCCGCCGGGACGCGGACAACTACTACGAGATCGTCGACCGGAAGAAGCACATGATCAACACGGCCGGCTACAACGTCTACCCCAGCGAGCTCGAGGAGCTACTGGCCGAACACGAGGCCGTCGCGGAGGGCGCGGTGGTCGGCGTCCCCGACGAGCGGCGCAACGAGGTCCCGAAGGCGTACGTCGTCACCGCACCGGGCGTCGAACCCGGCGAGGACGTCACGAGCGAGGAGATCAGGGAGTTCTTCCTCGACAACGTCGCCTCCTACAAGCACCCCCGCGAGGTCGAGTTCATCGACGAACTCCCGCGGACGACCAGCGGCAAGATCCAGAAGTACAAGCTCGAGGACCGAGAGCGAGACGAGGATCGCGAGGAGGGGGAGGCCTGA
- a CDS encoding acetyl-CoA acetyltransferase — protein MAEPILAGVAESDLGETPDRNWLDNAAIATVRALEDAGCSLDDVDGVAVAGGDDYMPALVLSEYLDLDEPSFLEGTEIGGSSFEHFCGHVRSAMARDEADVVVVAYGSTRKTGPTDERSLEETHPIDGFVRPTGLFRPPGAYAMAARRHMHEYGTTEEQLAEIAVATREWAAMNPEAAHREPITVDDVLESRKIAEPFNLLDCCLVSDGGGAVVLVSEEKAAELGVPEIAVAGVASTSTHRQDISEMPDMTTTGAAVTGPKAFEQAGITHDDVDVAEIYDSFTYTALVTLEDLGFCEKGEGGEFVSGGTTAPGGDLPMNTQGGGLSYCHPGHFGVFVLIEAARQLRGDYEGDRQVDDAEVAVAHGTGGLLSSSSTVVLRRES, from the coding sequence GTGGCTGAACCCATCCTCGCGGGCGTCGCCGAGAGCGACCTCGGCGAGACGCCCGACCGAAACTGGCTGGACAACGCGGCGATCGCGACCGTCCGCGCCCTCGAGGACGCCGGCTGTTCCCTCGACGACGTCGACGGCGTCGCGGTCGCCGGCGGCGACGACTACATGCCGGCGCTGGTGCTCTCGGAGTACCTCGATCTCGACGAGCCTTCGTTCCTCGAGGGGACCGAAATCGGCGGCTCGTCGTTCGAGCACTTCTGTGGCCACGTTCGCAGCGCGATGGCTCGCGACGAGGCCGACGTGGTGGTCGTCGCCTACGGTTCCACCCGAAAGACGGGGCCAACCGACGAACGGTCGCTCGAGGAGACCCACCCGATCGACGGCTTCGTTCGGCCGACGGGGCTCTTTCGACCGCCCGGCGCGTACGCGATGGCCGCGCGTCGGCATATGCACGAGTACGGCACCACGGAGGAGCAACTCGCCGAAATCGCCGTTGCGACCCGCGAGTGGGCCGCGATGAACCCCGAGGCCGCCCATCGAGAGCCGATCACGGTCGATGACGTCCTCGAGTCGCGGAAAATCGCGGAGCCGTTCAACCTGCTCGACTGTTGTCTCGTCTCGGACGGCGGCGGCGCGGTCGTGCTCGTGAGCGAGGAGAAGGCCGCAGAACTCGGCGTTCCGGAGATCGCCGTCGCAGGGGTCGCTTCGACGAGCACCCATCGCCAGGACATCAGCGAGATGCCCGATATGACGACCACCGGCGCGGCGGTAACGGGACCGAAAGCCTTCGAACAAGCCGGGATTACCCACGACGACGTCGATGTCGCCGAAATTTACGACTCGTTTACCTACACCGCCCTGGTCACCCTCGAGGATCTGGGCTTCTGCGAGAAGGGCGAGGGCGGCGAGTTCGTCTCGGGCGGCACCACCGCTCCCGGCGGCGACCTCCCGATGAACACGCAGGGCGGCGGGCTCTCGTACTGCCATCCCGGCCACTTCGGCGTCTTCGTCCTCATCGAGGCCGCCCGTCAGCTTCGCGGCGACTACGAGGGCGACCGACAGGTCGACGACGCCGAGGTCGCGGTCGCCCACGGTACCGGCGGCTTACTGTCCTCGAGTAGCACCGTCGTCTTACGGAGGGAATCATGA
- a CDS encoding Zn-ribbon domain-containing OB-fold protein — protein MSAPVEDRREEWEGPVPVPTGATVPFWAGALEGELRYQECDCGHRQLYPRAVCTACGSEDPPFAASDGVGTIYTYTVCHVPGEPGFGDRTPYVVGAIDLAEGPRLLALIDAEPESLEIGARVAVTFWRVSEAAAIPVFVPE, from the coding sequence ATGAGCGCACCGGTCGAGGACCGCCGCGAGGAGTGGGAGGGGCCGGTCCCCGTCCCCACCGGCGCGACGGTCCCGTTCTGGGCGGGCGCGCTCGAGGGCGAACTGCGCTATCAGGAGTGCGACTGTGGCCACCGCCAACTGTACCCGCGGGCGGTCTGTACCGCCTGCGGGTCCGAGGACCCACCCTTCGCGGCGAGCGATGGCGTCGGCACGATCTACACCTACACCGTCTGCCACGTCCCCGGCGAACCCGGCTTCGGCGATCGTACGCCCTACGTCGTCGGCGCGATCGACCTCGCCGAGGGGCCGCGCCTGCTCGCCCTGATCGACGCCGAGCCCGAGTCCCTCGAGATCGGCGCTCGCGTCGCGGTCACCTTCTGGCGGGTCTCCGAGGCGGCCGCGATTCCGGTGTTCGTGCCGGAGTGA
- a CDS encoding FAS1-like dehydratase domain-containing protein yields MPTRPLADLEAMVGDSRVTVEEFRIEPGKVEEFARAITAEDPVFRNEAAAVDRGYDRVPAPLTYTQVGRFPRYTPADVDGKGFDLGFRPEYVLHGEQAHEYERPIYVGDVLEGTTTLADVFQREGGRAGTMTFAVLETEYRTRDGDLVLTDRSTAIETEGAVDDGGDGSGADDGDAASTASDGATEPDGGTAETEPATPSPTVDEFERVRTTDSLEPGDAGPTVVAEDLERKQFVKYAGASGDFNPIHYDEPYATAAGNESVFGQGMFTAGITSRVVANWFDLRDVSSFGVRFQSRVFPGDTVVASGEVAEVDRNAGTVETELEARTTDGETLLTGTATADLE; encoded by the coding sequence ATGCCGACTAGGCCGCTCGCGGACCTCGAGGCGATGGTCGGCGATTCCCGAGTCACGGTCGAGGAGTTCCGCATCGAGCCCGGCAAGGTCGAGGAGTTCGCGCGGGCGATCACGGCCGAGGATCCGGTCTTCCGGAACGAGGCCGCAGCGGTGGACCGAGGCTACGACCGCGTCCCCGCGCCGCTGACCTACACGCAGGTCGGCCGGTTCCCGCGGTACACGCCCGCCGACGTCGACGGGAAGGGGTTCGACCTCGGGTTCCGGCCGGAGTACGTCCTCCACGGTGAGCAGGCCCACGAGTACGAACGCCCCATCTACGTCGGCGACGTCCTCGAGGGGACGACCACCCTTGCGGACGTCTTCCAGCGCGAGGGCGGCCGCGCGGGGACGATGACCTTCGCCGTCCTCGAGACCGAGTACCGGACCCGGGACGGCGACCTCGTCCTGACCGACCGCTCGACTGCAATCGAAACGGAGGGCGCGGTCGACGACGGGGGCGACGGAAGCGGAGCGGACGACGGCGACGCTGCCAGCACCGCGAGCGACGGCGCGACGGAACCCGACGGCGGCACTGCGGAGACCGAGCCGGCGACCCCCTCGCCGACCGTCGACGAGTTCGAGCGGGTCCGCACGACCGACTCCCTCGAGCCCGGCGACGCCGGCCCCACCGTCGTCGCGGAAGACCTCGAGCGAAAGCAGTTCGTCAAGTACGCCGGGGCCAGCGGCGATTTCAACCCGATCCACTACGACGAGCCCTACGCGACGGCGGCGGGCAACGAGAGCGTCTTCGGGCAGGGGATGTTCACCGCCGGGATCACCTCCCGCGTCGTCGCCAACTGGTTCGACCTGCGGGACGTCTCGTCGTTCGGCGTCCGGTTCCAGTCGCGGGTCTTCCCCGGCGACACCGTCGTAGCGAGCGGCGAAGTCGCCGAGGTCGATCGGAACGCGGGCACGGTCGAAACGGAACTCGAGGCGCGGACGACCGACGGCGAGACGCTGCTGACCGGGACGGCGACGGCCGATCTCGAGTAG
- a CDS encoding SDR family NAD(P)-dependent oxidoreductase, which produces MTTDQFSVAGQTAIVTGSSSGIGKTIVERFADDGANVVVTSRELENVEPVADAINESDRPGEAIAIECDVTDRAAVERLVDETVETFGGLDILINNAGASFQAPLSEISENGWKTIVDINLHGTFHCSQIAVEHMREHGGGRIVNFASVAGTRGSKSMSHYGAAKAGVVNFTTSAAADWAEDGIWVNCIAPGLVATEGVRTQMGVEDDAEEIARTTPDRTIGKPEEVADLAQFLASPAASYMVGETVTIKGIPRLEE; this is translated from the coding sequence ATGACGACCGACCAGTTCAGCGTCGCGGGTCAGACCGCGATCGTCACCGGCTCCTCGAGCGGGATCGGGAAAACGATCGTCGAGCGGTTCGCGGACGACGGCGCGAACGTCGTCGTCACCTCTCGAGAGCTAGAGAACGTCGAGCCGGTCGCCGACGCGATCAACGAGAGCGACCGGCCGGGCGAGGCCATCGCGATCGAGTGCGACGTGACGGATCGGGCGGCCGTCGAGCGCCTCGTCGACGAGACTGTCGAGACGTTCGGCGGCCTCGACATCCTGATCAACAACGCGGGGGCGAGCTTTCAGGCTCCGCTCTCGGAGATCAGCGAGAACGGCTGGAAGACGATCGTCGACATCAATCTCCACGGCACGTTCCACTGCTCGCAGATCGCCGTCGAGCACATGCGCGAGCACGGCGGCGGGCGGATCGTCAACTTCGCTAGCGTCGCGGGAACCCGGGGCTCGAAATCGATGAGCCACTACGGCGCGGCCAAGGCCGGCGTCGTCAACTTCACCACCTCCGCCGCGGCCGACTGGGCGGAAGACGGTATCTGGGTCAACTGCATCGCCCCCGGCCTCGTCGCGACCGAGGGCGTCCGGACCCAGATGGGCGTCGAGGACGACGCCGAGGAGATCGCCCGCACGACGCCGGACCGCACGATCGGCAAACCCGAAGAGGTCGCCGACCTCGCGCAGTTCCTCGCCAGCCCGGCCGCCTCCTACATGGTGGGCGAAACGGTCACGATCAAGGGAATCCCGCGCCTCGAGGAGTGA
- a CDS encoding class I adenylate-forming enzyme family protein, producing the protein MELDIVSAETLLEPPYDGNVARLLERAVAEHPDAVAVEHAGETITYRDLGDRVARFATALRELGLEAGDRVGVYMPNGIPFCTVIWACCRAGIIASPLNPEYRRREIEYQLEHADAETVLVEGSADEYVREAVADLETEIVSATAGSDHPSLPELGTDAEAAVVDREDDDVLLQPYTSGTTGKPKGVLLTHRNFRVQIAQSVSSYSAGPIEGDGIIVLPMYHITGMIGMMASLCAGRTLHLLRPDQWDPELVLRKLDEHDIPSFVGVAAMFVDLLEAHDPDEYDLSTLIKAGQGGDKLPKPTQEQFEEAFDVPLTEGYGLTETTATSHTIRWSSLGNRPGSVGQPVGHTRSKVVDEDGEEVDPGEEGEILIAGSQVMKGYYKNPEANEEVFTEDGYFRTGDIGTRDADNYYYIKGREKEMILTAGYNVYPREIEDLLYEHPEIHEAAVFGVPDDRRGETVAAAIAPKEGAELTAADVEAYVLDELAPYKHPRIVEIRRDLPKTGSGKIRKTVLRDEFLDENEIES; encoded by the coding sequence ATGGAGCTCGATATCGTCTCCGCAGAGACCCTCTTGGAGCCGCCCTACGACGGGAACGTCGCTCGCTTGCTCGAGCGAGCGGTCGCAGAACATCCCGACGCGGTCGCCGTCGAACACGCCGGCGAGACCATCACGTATCGCGACTTGGGCGACCGCGTCGCTCGGTTCGCGACCGCTCTCCGGGAACTCGGCCTCGAGGCGGGCGACCGAGTCGGCGTCTACATGCCGAACGGAATCCCCTTCTGTACCGTTATCTGGGCCTGCTGTCGCGCCGGGATCATCGCGAGTCCACTGAACCCCGAGTACCGCCGCCGCGAGATCGAATACCAGCTCGAGCACGCCGATGCCGAGACCGTGCTGGTTGAGGGGAGTGCCGACGAGTACGTCCGCGAGGCCGTCGCCGACCTCGAGACCGAGATCGTCAGCGCGACGGCTGGCAGTGACCACCCCTCGCTGCCTGAACTGGGAACCGACGCCGAGGCGGCCGTTGTCGATCGCGAGGACGACGACGTGCTCCTCCAGCCCTACACCTCTGGGACGACCGGGAAACCGAAGGGCGTCCTGCTGACCCACCGCAACTTCCGGGTCCAGATCGCACAGAGCGTCTCGAGCTACAGCGCCGGGCCGATCGAGGGTGACGGGATCATCGTCCTGCCGATGTACCACATCACGGGGATGATCGGGATGATGGCGTCGCTCTGTGCCGGCCGGACGCTGCACCTGCTCCGGCCGGACCAGTGGGATCCCGAGCTCGTCCTCCGGAAACTCGACGAACACGACATCCCGTCCTTCGTCGGCGTCGCCGCGATGTTCGTCGATCTGCTCGAGGCCCACGATCCCGACGAGTACGACCTGTCGACGCTGATCAAGGCAGGGCAGGGCGGGGACAAGCTCCCGAAACCGACCCAGGAGCAGTTCGAGGAGGCGTTCGACGTCCCGCTCACGGAGGGGTACGGCCTGACGGAGACGACCGCGACGAGCCACACGATCCGGTGGTCGTCGCTGGGCAACCGGCCTGGGAGCGTCGGCCAGCCGGTCGGCCACACCCGCTCGAAGGTCGTCGACGAGGACGGCGAGGAGGTCGACCCCGGCGAAGAAGGCGAGATCCTCATCGCCGGCTCGCAGGTGATGAAGGGCTACTACAAGAATCCCGAGGCCAACGAGGAAGTCTTCACCGAGGACGGCTACTTCCGGACCGGCGACATCGGCACCCGCGACGCGGACAACTACTACTACATCAAGGGCCGCGAGAAGGAGATGATCCTGACCGCGGGATACAACGTCTATCCCCGCGAAATCGAAGATTTGCTCTACGAGCACCCGGAGATCCACGAGGCGGCGGTCTTCGGCGTTCCGGACGACCGGCGCGGCGAGACCGTCGCCGCCGCGATCGCTCCGAAAGAGGGCGCAGAACTGACCGCCGCGGACGTCGAGGCGTACGTCCTCGACGAACTCGCTCCCTACAAACACCCGCGGATCGTCGAGATCCGGCGCGACCTCCCCAAGACGGGCAGCGGAAAGATCCGAAAGACGGTCCTGCGCGACGAATTCCTCGACGAGAACGAAATCGAATCGTGA